A single Dunckerocampus dactyliophorus isolate RoL2022-P2 chromosome 2, RoL_Ddac_1.1, whole genome shotgun sequence DNA region contains:
- the LOC129176960 gene encoding dexamethasone-induced Ras-related protein 1-like, giving the protein MIKKMSPSETDFDIPAKNCYRMVILGSTKVGKTAIVSRFLTGRFDEQYTPTIEDFHRKLYSIKGDVYQLDILDTSGNHPFPAMRRLSILTGDVFILVFSLDNRDSFREVQRLKRQIYETKSCLKNKMKENIDVPLVVCGNKGDREFHREVQREEIEQLVAGEDKCAYFEISAKRNDNVDKMFRTLFSLAKLPHEMSPDLHRKVSAQYCDMLHRKSLKSKKMKDAAGEAYGMVTPCARRPSVHSDLMYIKEKAVGGGQGKDKERCVIS; this is encoded by the exons ATGATTAAGAAGATGTCCCCATCCGAGACTGACTTTGACATCCCGGCTAAGAATTGCTACAGGATGGTCATCCTCGGTTCCACGAAAGTCGGGAAAACGGCCATCGTGTCCCGCTTTCTCACCGGGAGGTTCGACGAGCAGTACACGCCGACCATAGAGGACTTTCACCGGAAACTGTACAGCATCAAAGGGGACGTCTACCAGCTGGACATCTTGGACACATCCGGGAACCATCCTTTCCCAGCCATGAGGAGACTCTCCATCCTGACAG GTGATGTCTTCATCCTTGTCTTCAGTTTGGACAACCGAGACTCCTTCCGCGAGGTGCAGCGCCTCAAGCGTCAAATCTACGAGACCAAGTCGTGCCTGAAAAACAAGATGAAGGAGAACATCGACGTGCCTCTGGTGGTCTGCGGCAACAAGGGCGACCGGGAGTTCCACCGGGAGGTCCAGCGGGAGGAGATCGAGCAGCTGGTGGCCGGCGAGGACAAGTGCGCCTACTTCGAGATCTCCGCCAAGCGCAACGACAACGTGGACAAGATGTTCCGCACCTTGTTTTCCTTGGCCAAGCTGCCCCACGAAATGAGCCCGGATCTGCACAGGAAGGTGTCGGCACAGTACTGCGACATGCTGCACCGCAAGTCCCTGAAGAGTAAGAAGATGAAGGACGCGGCGGGGGAAGCGTACGGGATGGTCACGCCGTGCGCGCGGAGACCCAGCGTGCACAGCGACCTCATGTACATTAAGGAGAAGGCGGTCGGAGGAGGCCAGGGCAAAGACAAGGAGAGGTGTGTCATCAGTTAA